The DNA window GGACATCGCGGTCGGCGCCCTCGACCCCCGCGTCCGCATGGGCGAGCGCTGATCAGCGACGCCGGGGGCGGATCGGGAAGACGCGGCGGGTGCCCTCCATGCGGGGCTGTCCGACCTCCATGTAGTCGAGCTTGATGGTCTTCCGCACGCCGGAGGGGAGCTTGATGACGATGCCGCCCTCCCCGTCCTCCTTCTCGACCTTGCAGAGCCCGAACTGGCGGTGCTGGATGAAGTCGCCCTTCTCCGGGATGGGCTCGTCCATGAACTCCGCCTCGCTCGTCTTGCGCTTCTCGGGGAGCGGCGGGGGCTTGAAGCCGACGGGGGCCTCGCGCTTCTTCTTCTTTCGCTTCCTCGGCGGTGGCTCGGGCTCGCGCGCGACCGGCCGCGCGACCTCGGGCGCCGCGCTCACCGCGGCCACGTCGGCCCAGCTCACCCCGCCCGACGACGGCGCGGCGCTCCGTTCTTCTTCCTCGTCGTCGTCCTCGTAGTCGTCGTCCTCGTCGGGCTCCTGCGTCCAGGTCTGCGTGGCCGGCTCCGGTCTCGCAGGGGCCGCGCTCGAGGGGGCCGCGCTCGAGGGCGCCGACCTCGAGGGGGCCGCCGCGCCGCTGCGGGCCTCGCCCTGCCAGAGCCACAGGCCCGTCGCGCGGTCCTTCTCCCGGGTGAGCGAGACGTCGTCGAAGCACTCCAGGTAGAGCTCCACCGAGAACACACGCGCCGCCGTGAGCCGGCCGCCGAGCACCTCGACCCCGTTGTCCGTGCGTCGCGACAAGGTCGCGTGCAGCATCGGATCCCCGCCGGAGAGGCTGCCCTC is part of the Sandaracinaceae bacterium genome and encodes:
- a CDS encoding DUF296 domain-containing protein; the encoded protein is MLVLESQSQRRLLVRLDQGEELLASLSKLAEEEGVSAAWVRGVGTLEWVELDRHDQGLRRAEPPQRFSAPCEILSLEGSLSGGDPMLHATLSRRTDNGVEVLGGRLTAARVFSVELYLECFDDVSLTREKDRATGLWLWQGEARSGAAAPSRSAPSSAAPSSAAPARPEPATQTWTQEPDEDDDYEDDDEEEERSAAPSSGGVSWADVAAVSAAPEVARPVAREPEPPPRKRKKKKREAPVGFKPPPLPEKRKTSEAEFMDEPIPEKGDFIQHRQFGLCKVEKEDGEGGIVIKLPSGVRKTIKLDYMEVGQPRMEGTRRVFPIRPRRR